The genomic region GACATAAGATCCACCAGAGCGGATGCTGATTCTTCAGCAGAGATAAGCATTCCCTTTTCTTTCCACGACTTGAACACTTCTTGAACTTTTTCGGCCGCACCCCCGCTGGATTCCCTGGCCTGCTTTTGCATTCTGGTTTCTACAATTCCCGGCCTGTACACAAAGGTGATTATTTTACTGGCTTCAGCTGCGAGTTGACGGGCCAGATGCTCTTCAGCTGCTTTGGCAGCGCAATATGCGGCAATGCCGGGCTGGATTTTTTCCGCTGCCCCGGATCCAAAAAATACTGCAAGACCCTGTTCCTTTTTAAGAAATTTGGGAACGCACTGCTGAATCAAAAGAAATGCAGCATGCACGCTGGCTTGAAAAACAGTCAAAAAGTCATGTTCCTCTATTTCCCATATGTAAGGCCCTGGATTAAGCACTCCGGCAGCGTGAATAAAACCAGAAAAATTACCCATGGACTCGGCTTTTTCAGCCATAGCCTGGACTGTTCTGGTTTTGGAGGCATCTCCAACTGTGTACTCCACTGATATACCAAGTTCTAAACATTCATCCCGGGTTTCTATAAGCCGACCTTCACTGCGGGCGTTGATTACAAGATTAACCTTGTGCCCGGCAAGTTTAAGGGCCAGGGCTTTACCTATACCCATGGAAGCTCCTGTCAAAATCAGCGTTTTTCCTTCTAATTGGTGCATGTAATTTCTCCTGGTTAAAGTGCGATAATTTTTATTCCATCTTTTCTATTTTTAGAGGCAGCATTTCCAGAATAGAATGGTATTTTTCCAGCATGTCCCGCTCATCCCTTCCTCCAGCAAAAATGTTGGCCAATTCATAACTGTAGCTGTTCTGCACAGCTGCAAGCTCAGACAGCCTGTCGCCCTCTTTGAACAGAATTTTAATTTCAGTCTCAGGAAACTTGTCATGAACTGTTTTAATATCTTCCTGGCTGGGAACACTGGTCACAACTCCGTCTTCAAAGTGCCGGACCATAAAATGCGCGGCCACGTTATAAGAGCCTTTTTTCTCCATGATGGGAGGTTTGCGGCCCAGACACAGGTCCACCATGATGGAAAAATGGGAATGACCGTGTACCTTGGAAAAAATTTCGGTATGGGCCTGAGAAACCCTGGGGTTGATCTCCAGCAGATATATATGGTCAGCTGACTGATCATAGAAAAACTCAATATTAAACGGAGAATTGTCCAATCCTATGCCGGTTATGACTTTTCTGGCTATGTCCACCATCTTCTGCTGAATTTCCAGAGGCAGATTTGTTGGGTACTGGTACCTGCCGAATGACGTGCCGTCTTTCTCCCGGATGGAATCCACTATTCCATATGCCACAGCCTCGCCTTCAAAACAGTGACCTTCCAGAGTAACCTGAAATCCTCCCATGGGAGATTCAGCCAGGCACAGCTTTTTCAAGTCCGAAACCTCAGGCGGCAGATGAGCATACTTTTCAATAAAATACACAAAAGGTTCACAGATAAAGCCCACTCTTTCTCTGATTTCGGATATGGCTCTGCTGAAATCCTGCTCATTTTCTATTTTAAAACACATGAATG from Desulfonatronovibrio magnus harbors:
- a CDS encoding SDR family NAD(P)-dependent oxidoreductase, which encodes MHQLEGKTLILTGASMGIGKALALKLAGHKVNLVINARSEGRLIETRDECLELGISVEYTVGDASKTRTVQAMAEKAESMGNFSGFIHAAGVLNPGPYIWEIEEHDFLTVFQASVHAAFLLIQQCVPKFLKKEQGLAVFFGSGAAEKIQPGIAAYCAAKAAEEHLARQLAAEASKIITFVYRPGIVETRMQKQARESSGGAAEKVQEVFKSWKEKGMLISAEESASALVDLMSADLKRLHGKVWDVRDLGG
- a CDS encoding ATP-grasp domain-containing protein, whose protein sequence is MSKKNIFIVGLDDFNKRFLEALPEAEECDFYSALDYSEIRDVECFNMKELINKAIKRMESFEGSIDGVASYYDFPGTDLVPVLAKRFNLPGPSLESVLKCEHKYWSRLEQKRIVPEHITDFQVFDPCEDHLLEKIEVKFPYWIKPIKSFKSFMCFKIENEQDFSRAISEIRERVGFICEPFVYFIEKYAHLPPEVSDLKKLCLAESPMGGFQVTLEGHCFEGEAVAYGIVDSIREKDGTSFGRYQYPTNLPLEIQQKMVDIARKVITGIGLDNSPFNIEFFYDQSADHIYLLEINPRVSQAHTEIFSKVHGHSHFSIMVDLCLGRKPPIMEKKGSYNVAAHFMVRHFEDGVVTSVPSQEDIKTVHDKFPETEIKILFKEGDRLSELAAVQNSYSYELANIFAGGRDERDMLEKYHSILEMLPLKIEKME